Proteins encoded by one window of Chryseobacterium foetidum:
- the rfbC gene encoding dTDP-4-dehydrorhamnose 3,5-epimerase, giving the protein MKIKETPLKDCYIIEPTVFEDDRGYFFEKYNEAKFEELTGMNGHFVQDNISKSSYGVLRGLHLQKGEHAQAKLVSCLEGKVWDVAVDLREDSPTFGKWFGIELTAENKLQLYVPRGFGHGFSVLSDTAVFSYKCDNFYNKESEGAVKFNDADLNIDWKISENEAQLSDKDKNAASFKDKNY; this is encoded by the coding sequence ATGAAAATAAAAGAAACTCCTCTTAAGGATTGCTACATTATCGAACCTACCGTTTTTGAAGACGATCGCGGTTATTTTTTCGAAAAGTATAATGAAGCAAAATTTGAAGAACTTACGGGAATGAACGGACACTTTGTTCAGGATAATATTTCAAAATCATCTTATGGTGTTTTGAGAGGTCTGCATTTGCAGAAAGGGGAGCACGCACAGGCAAAATTGGTTTCGTGTCTTGAAGGTAAAGTTTGGGACGTTGCTGTTGATCTTCGTGAAGATTCTCCAACATTCGGAAAGTGGTTCGGAATTGAATTAACGGCAGAAAACAAGCTTCAACTATACGTTCCGAGAGGCTTCGGACATGGTTTTTCTGTTTTGAGCGACACAGCAGTTTTTTCTTATAAATGTGATAATTTTTACAATAAAGAATCTGAAGGTGCTGTGAAATTTAATGATGCAGATTTAAATATCGACTGGAAAATTTCTGAAAATGAAGCTCAGCTTTCTGATAAAGATAAAAATGCAGCATCTTTTAAAGATAAAAATTATTAG
- a CDS encoding sugar transferase, producing the protein MKVSTLTNFPKRYLIVNVSDISYKILKETDFLKDNKVIFFDTNVETRSISEYIVKLKIKNVIIDTTNVNHISEKVTNEIIESKIKGVKIYDAQNFYEVVSKRIPLVKFSSNEYLADNVFTIGLDEEDIFFKRVFDVIVSLLLLPITLPLIAFGALLIFATSPGNVFFSQVRVGKNSVPFKIFKLRTMTKIHDGTFTTKNDHRLLRVGKFLRKTKIDELPQLFNVLNGSMSLIGPRPERTKFVTESIKDNAYFDLRHLVKPGISGWAQVHLPKATPRENLKKLEYDLYYIKNYNLKLDFLIFFKTIKVVFTLNSH; encoded by the coding sequence ATGAAAGTTTCAACGTTAACCAACTTTCCTAAAAGATATCTTATTGTAAACGTCAGCGATATTTCTTACAAGATTTTGAAAGAAACAGATTTTCTGAAGGATAATAAGGTGATTTTTTTCGATACAAATGTTGAAACGAGGAGCATTTCAGAGTATATCGTTAAACTAAAAATAAAAAATGTGATTATTGATACCACCAACGTTAATCATATCTCCGAAAAAGTGACCAATGAAATCATTGAATCAAAAATAAAAGGAGTAAAAATATACGATGCACAAAATTTTTATGAAGTTGTAAGCAAAAGAATTCCTTTAGTTAAATTCTCCTCCAACGAGTATTTGGCAGATAATGTCTTCACCATAGGTTTGGACGAAGAAGATATCTTTTTCAAACGTGTATTTGATGTCATCGTAAGCCTTCTTTTACTTCCGATAACTCTGCCTCTCATTGCATTTGGTGCCTTGCTTATTTTTGCAACTTCACCTGGAAATGTTTTCTTTTCGCAGGTTCGCGTTGGGAAAAACTCTGTGCCGTTTAAGATTTTTAAGTTGAGAACGATGACCAAAATTCATGATGGAACTTTCACTACCAAAAATGATCACCGCTTATTAAGAGTGGGAAAATTTCTCAGAAAAACTAAGATCGACGAACTTCCACAGCTTTTCAACGTACTCAACGGTTCTATGAGTCTCATCGGACCAAGACCGGAAAGAACAAAATTTGTAACCGAATCTATAAAAGATAACGCTTATTTTGATTTGAGACATCTCGTAAAACCGGGAATAAGCGGTTGGGCACAGGTGCATCTGCCAAAAGCAACTCCCCGTGAAAACCTTAAAAAACTGGAATACGATCTTTACTATATCAAGAATTATAATCTGAAACTTGATTTTTTAATTTTTTTTAAAACCATAAAAGTTGTTTTTACTTTAAACAGCCACTAA
- a CDS encoding HD domain-containing protein, giving the protein MNINKLKIINDPVHGFIKIPHEILFDVIEHPYFQRLRRIGQTGLLNLIFPGATHTRFHHALGAMHLMFTALETLKQKGISISVEEEKAAMLAILMHDVGHGPFSHALESMLMDDWHHENLSLLLMNRLNDEFNGELTLALEMFQGKYHRKFFNQLISSQLDVDRLDYLKRDSFFTGVSEGNINTERIVSMMNVCDDGELVIDAKGIYSIENFLTARMFMYWQVYYHKTSALAEFLLVKVLERAKHLISLGMKLPATENLSYFLYREKGEATDEDIFRFTQLDDNDVIQAMKLWQNSEDFVLSYYCKCVIQRNLPKTIISTQPFDESFINEKIKKTNDFFGIDNGDALVHEIKRKLLSYDIEKQPINLLQKNGQKIRLDQSQDQLLSGLLNTKTTRYIITFPREVS; this is encoded by the coding sequence ATGAACATCAACAAGCTCAAGATTATCAACGATCCCGTTCACGGTTTTATAAAAATTCCTCACGAAATTCTTTTTGATGTCATAGAACATCCATATTTTCAGAGATTACGAAGGATCGGGCAGACCGGACTTTTAAATCTGATCTTTCCGGGAGCAACCCACACTAGATTTCATCATGCCCTGGGAGCGATGCATCTGATGTTTACTGCTCTGGAAACTTTAAAGCAGAAAGGAATTTCTATTTCTGTTGAAGAAGAAAAGGCGGCAATGCTGGCGATTTTGATGCACGATGTCGGTCACGGGCCCTTTTCTCATGCTTTGGAAAGTATGCTGATGGACGACTGGCATCACGAAAATCTGTCTTTGTTACTAATGAACCGTTTAAATGATGAGTTTAATGGCGAACTGACGCTTGCTTTGGAAATGTTTCAGGGGAAATACCACCGCAAATTTTTTAATCAGTTGATTTCTTCCCAGCTGGATGTGGATCGTTTGGATTATCTTAAAAGAGACAGTTTTTTCACCGGAGTTTCTGAAGGAAATATAAATACTGAAAGGATTGTATCAATGATGAACGTTTGCGATGATGGCGAGCTGGTGATTGATGCAAAAGGAATTTATTCCATAGAAAACTTCCTTACGGCAAGGATGTTTATGTACTGGCAGGTGTATTACCATAAAACTTCAGCTTTGGCAGAGTTTCTCCTCGTGAAAGTTTTGGAACGCGCAAAACACCTGATTTCCCTCGGAATGAAACTGCCGGCAACAGAAAATCTCAGCTATTTTCTCTACAGAGAGAAAGGTGAGGCTACAGACGAAGATATCTTTCGCTTTACGCAACTTGATGATAATGATGTGATTCAGGCGATGAAACTGTGGCAGAATTCGGAAGATTTTGTATTGAGTTATTACTGCAAGTGCGTCATTCAGAGGAACTTACCGAAAACAATTATTTCAACACAGCCATTTGATGAGAGTTTTATTAATGAAAAAATAAAAAAGACAAATGATTTTTTTGGAATTGATAACGGTGATGCACTGGTGCACGAAATAAAACGTAAACTTTTGTCTTATGATATTGAAAAACAGCCAATTAATCTACTCCAGAAAAACGGACAGAAAATTCGTCTTGATCAGTCGCAGGATCAGTTGCTGTCGGGCTTACTGAATACAAAGACAACACGTTATATCATTACCTTCCCGCGTGAAGTTTCGTGA
- a CDS encoding exodeoxyribonuclease III, with protein MRLITYNVNGIRAAFTKDFLGWLKTADPDIVCIQESKAGNDQIDIESLEKIGYKSFWHSAQRKGYSGVGIASKMQPKHVVYGCGIESYDNEGRVIRADFDGFSVISVYVPSASNIERLEFKMQFCHDFLAYIKELRKTIPNLIISGDFNICHHAIDIHNPVGLKNTSGFLPMEREWMTDFINECELIDSFRHFNNEPDNYTWWSYRQNSRANNKGWRLDYNFASYPMKDKLTRAVILKEAVHSDHCPALLEFEI; from the coding sequence TTGAGATTAATTACATACAACGTCAACGGTATCAGAGCCGCATTCACAAAAGATTTTTTAGGCTGGCTGAAAACTGCTGATCCGGACATCGTCTGCATTCAGGAAAGCAAAGCAGGAAATGATCAGATCGACATTGAAAGCCTTGAGAAAATAGGTTACAAAAGCTTTTGGCACTCCGCACAGCGCAAAGGTTACAGCGGCGTAGGAATCGCCTCCAAAATGCAGCCCAAACATGTCGTATACGGTTGCGGAATTGAAAGTTATGACAATGAAGGCAGAGTGATACGGGCAGATTTTGACGGTTTTTCTGTCATTTCAGTTTACGTTCCGTCGGCTTCCAATATTGAAAGGCTTGAATTCAAAATGCAGTTTTGTCACGATTTCCTGGCTTACATTAAAGAACTTAGAAAAACGATTCCCAATCTTATTATTTCCGGCGATTTTAATATCTGTCATCACGCAATTGATATCCATAATCCGGTGGGTTTAAAGAATACCTCAGGCTTCCTGCCGATGGAAAGAGAGTGGATGACCGATTTCATCAATGAATGCGAACTGATCGACAGTTTCAGGCATTTTAATAATGAACCGGACAATTACACATGGTGGAGCTACCGACAAAACTCAAGAGCCAATAACAAAGGCTGGAGATTGGATTATAATTTTGCTTCTTATCCGATGAAAGATAAACTAACGAGAGCGGTTATTTTAAAGGAAGCTGTGCATTCTGATCACTGTCCAGCTTTGCTGGAATTTGAGATTTGA
- a CDS encoding glycosyltransferase, giving the protein MKILHVITLAELGGAQSVVINLAERSVQDGDEVFVASSEHGEMWDVLHPNVHQIKIKSLKHSIGLNDIEVLKDLFLLNRKIKADVIHLHSSKIGILGRLIFPSSKIIYTIHGFDSIRLRYRKFLPLEKILKSRCKAIVGVSNYDVDNLKKEGITENVHVIQNGIKDFAQNEFDSRVDLFTDFRRDENTKIVLSISRLAPPKRFDVFCNLAKNMANQNILFVWIGNKTEEKNIPENVILLGEKKDAFQYYKNADIAVLFSNYEGLPMSLIEALCFSKPIIASNVGGNSELVDENGVLTGNNDLHKMQKTITFMLNNQKIYDKFANQSRKIFEDRFHVEVMYNKYKELYSVIAKK; this is encoded by the coding sequence ATGAAAATTCTTCACGTCATCACATTAGCCGAACTGGGGGGAGCTCAATCAGTGGTCATTAACCTTGCCGAAAGATCTGTGCAGGATGGTGATGAGGTATTTGTAGCGTCGTCGGAACATGGTGAAATGTGGGATGTACTTCACCCCAATGTTCATCAGATTAAAATTAAAAGTTTAAAACATTCTATCGGCTTAAATGATATTGAAGTTTTAAAAGACCTCTTTTTACTTAACAGAAAGATAAAAGCTGATGTCATTCATCTTCATTCCTCAAAAATCGGCATTTTAGGAAGACTTATTTTTCCTTCTTCCAAAATTATTTACACCATTCACGGTTTCGATTCTATCAGACTTCGCTACCGAAAGTTTTTGCCTTTGGAGAAGATTTTAAAGTCAAGATGTAAAGCGATTGTTGGAGTAAGTAATTATGATGTTGATAATCTGAAAAAAGAAGGCATTACAGAAAATGTGCACGTCATCCAAAACGGAATTAAAGATTTCGCTCAGAATGAATTTGACTCCAGGGTTGATCTATTTACAGATTTCAGAAGAGATGAAAACACAAAAATTGTTTTAAGTATTTCAAGACTTGCTCCTCCCAAAAGGTTTGATGTTTTTTGCAATTTGGCAAAGAATATGGCAAACCAAAATATACTATTTGTGTGGATTGGAAATAAGACCGAAGAAAAAAATATTCCCGAAAATGTAATTCTTTTGGGTGAGAAAAAAGATGCATTTCAATACTATAAAAATGCAGATATTGCGGTGTTATTTTCTAATTATGAGGGACTTCCGATGTCTCTTATTGAGGCTTTATGTTTTTCTAAGCCCATTATCGCTTCAAATGTTGGCGGAAATTCTGAACTCGTAGATGAGAATGGTGTGCTTACAGGCAATAATGATTTGCACAAAATGCAAAAAACCATTACTTTTATGCTGAATAATCAAAAAATTTATGACAAATTTGCAAATCAGTCAAGGAAAATATTTGAAGACCGTTTCCATGTAGAGGTAATGTATAATAAATATAAAGAATTGTATTCTGTTATAGCTAAAAAATGA
- a CDS encoding S41 family peptidase: MKRFLLLLVLVFAGTQQNFAQEKLSETQKLEALAKVWGFLKYYHPEVAKGSFDWDNELIEKINVAEKTGDKAQFNNMISEWIDSLGKVDICKKCIKKNDKKYFLKNFDLRWTDDTKVFDQKVIEKLNFIEENRNQGDNHYITVGRSSVANYKNENTSNPEFVSKKNTLLELFRYWNFVEYFFPYKYQTDQKWSDVLTEMIPKFSSVKNTQELHLNVLELVTKTDDSHSYFSSKETNSFFGLKMLPVHYKFIDGQLIIIEIARDFDSQTQLKKNDIILKINNRKVSEIFDSSKKYLPASNTSLKERNFVYSKIPTRSNDDHLSVEILRDDKIMELNEKTYPFNDIRFSQNKNKQEWKMLSDQTAYVDMGILEKENVEKMFAEIKDSKAIIFDIRNYPKGTIHKISSYLFPKRVDAVSFTSANFDYPGKFDYMLTQKYGHNNNSSYKGKIIVLVNEITQSHAEYTTMILNALDNTTIIGSQTSGADGNVNEFEILGNPTRFTCLGTFYPDGTETQRIGIVPDIIVKPTVEGVKNGKDEVLERALEFIETGK, from the coding sequence ATGAAAAGATTTTTACTTCTTCTCGTGCTTGTTTTCGCAGGAACTCAACAAAATTTTGCTCAGGAAAAACTTTCTGAAACTCAAAAATTAGAAGCTCTAGCTAAAGTCTGGGGTTTTCTGAAATATTATCATCCGGAAGTGGCTAAAGGCAGTTTTGACTGGGATAATGAACTGATTGAAAAGATCAACGTAGCTGAAAAAACAGGCGACAAAGCTCAATTTAACAATATGATTTCAGAGTGGATTGACAGCCTGGGCAAAGTGGATATATGTAAAAAGTGTATTAAAAAAAATGATAAAAAATATTTCCTGAAAAATTTTGACTTACGCTGGACAGATGACACTAAGGTTTTCGACCAAAAAGTTATAGAAAAGTTAAATTTTATCGAAGAAAACAGAAATCAGGGAGATAATCACTACATCACGGTTGGAAGAAGTTCGGTGGCCAATTATAAAAATGAAAATACTTCAAATCCAGAATTTGTATCGAAAAAAAATACATTACTGGAACTTTTCAGGTATTGGAATTTTGTAGAATATTTCTTTCCCTATAAATACCAAACCGACCAAAAATGGAGTGATGTTTTAACGGAAATGATTCCAAAATTTTCATCAGTAAAAAACACGCAGGAATTACATCTGAATGTCTTAGAACTTGTAACAAAAACAGATGACAGCCATTCTTATTTTTCAAGCAAGGAAACCAATTCGTTTTTCGGATTGAAAATGTTGCCGGTGCATTATAAATTTATTGATGGACAACTCATTATTATTGAAATTGCCCGCGATTTTGATTCCCAAACACAGTTAAAGAAAAACGATATTATTTTAAAAATCAATAATCGCAAAGTTTCAGAGATCTTTGACAGTTCGAAAAAATATTTACCGGCATCCAACACATCCCTAAAAGAGCGGAATTTTGTTTACTCTAAAATACCAACCAGAAGCAATGATGATCATTTGTCTGTAGAGATTCTGAGAGATGATAAAATAATGGAATTAAACGAAAAAACATATCCCTTCAACGATATTCGTTTTTCTCAAAATAAAAATAAACAGGAGTGGAAAATGCTTTCTGACCAGACAGCCTATGTTGATATGGGAATTCTCGAAAAGGAAAATGTTGAGAAAATGTTTGCAGAAATTAAGGACAGCAAAGCCATTATTTTCGACATTCGAAATTATCCTAAAGGTACAATACACAAAATATCATCCTATTTATTTCCTAAAAGAGTAGATGCCGTTTCATTCACATCTGCCAACTTTGATTATCCGGGAAAATTTGATTATATGCTGACTCAAAAGTATGGACACAACAACAATTCATCCTATAAAGGAAAAATTATCGTTTTAGTGAACGAAATCACGCAAAGTCACGCAGAATATACCACAATGATTTTAAATGCTTTAGATAACACTACCATTATAGGATCTCAGACTTCAGGAGCAGACGGAAATGTGAACGAATTTGAGATTCTCGGCAATCCCACACGTTTCACCTGCTTAGGCACTTTTTATCCGGACGGAACAGAAACTCAGAGAATCGGAATTGTTCCCGACATTATTGTAAAACCTACAGTGGAAGGCGTTAAAAATGGTAAAGATGAAGTTCTGGAGCGGGCTCTGGAATTTATTGAAACCGGAAAATAA
- a CDS encoding right-handed parallel beta-helix repeat-containing protein has translation MKSRFCLNLILVGGLFFLSLNIKAQEFTVTNVPVSLVVQYLKTSDPNISKIKNLFPADKKFRNSKDHTAVVQKIIDANKVIVLPDFKIFINSKGLKIGSDKKIIFRKNSAIQSVGFANGRFSDVVKIYNAENVEIVNAVIVGNRYSKTKSQTGQWSAGISVLNSKNIKVTNAKISNTFGDGIFIGSEDGGFSENVVVESGWINKARRNGISVTSAKNVVLKNILISNTYGHDPQCGVDIEPSWEKDVLNNISLKNIYTFHNQVAGIAINLNEFNRQKASDIKTVDIVIENHTDEGSRHGFLTSLNTDNLPHDAQGLIKIKNAEWKQNQSSYWFTPNKHSINIEFSGIEIQDLKQKTDFESKVKNLHNVKLISE, from the coding sequence ATGAAAAGTAGATTTTGTCTGAACCTGATTCTTGTTGGAGGATTATTTTTTCTGAGTTTAAACATAAAAGCTCAGGAATTTACCGTGACGAATGTTCCGGTTTCGCTGGTTGTTCAGTATCTAAAAACTTCAGATCCAAATATCAGCAAAATAAAAAATCTTTTTCCTGCTGATAAGAAGTTCAGAAATTCTAAAGATCATACTGCTGTCGTTCAGAAGATAATTGATGCTAATAAAGTAATTGTTCTGCCAGATTTTAAAATTTTCATTAATTCTAAAGGTTTAAAAATCGGTTCAGATAAAAAAATTATATTCAGGAAAAATTCGGCCATACAATCGGTTGGATTTGCAAATGGAAGATTTTCTGATGTAGTAAAAATTTACAATGCTGAAAATGTGGAGATCGTCAATGCTGTGATTGTTGGAAACAGATATTCCAAAACCAAATCTCAGACAGGCCAGTGGTCTGCCGGAATTTCTGTATTAAATTCAAAAAATATTAAAGTTACTAACGCTAAAATCTCAAATACATTTGGCGACGGAATTTTTATAGGGTCTGAAGATGGTGGTTTTTCTGAAAATGTGGTTGTAGAAAGTGGTTGGATTAATAAAGCAAGGCGAAACGGGATTTCTGTAACTTCAGCAAAAAATGTGGTCTTGAAAAATATTCTTATTTCAAATACCTACGGTCATGATCCTCAGTGTGGAGTCGATATTGAACCAAGCTGGGAAAAAGATGTTCTCAATAATATTTCTTTAAAAAACATTTATACTTTTCACAATCAGGTTGCTGGTATCGCCATTAATCTGAATGAATTTAACAGACAAAAGGCTTCAGATATTAAAACGGTCGATATAGTAATAGAAAATCATACCGATGAAGGTTCAAGACACGGTTTTCTCACTTCTTTAAATACTGACAATTTGCCTCATGACGCTCAAGGTTTGATTAAAATAAAAAATGCTGAGTGGAAACAAAATCAGTCATCCTATTGGTTCACACCCAATAAACACAGCATCAATATAGAGTTTTCAGGAATTGAAATTCAGGATTTAAAACAAAAAACTGATTTTGAAAGTAAGGTCAAGAATCTTCACAATGTAAAATTAATTTCAGAATGA
- the porX gene encoding T9SS response regulator signal transducer PorX — translation MSDKILWIDDEIDLLKPHIVFLEKKGYHVTPVNNVNEALELMDSEKFALTLIDENMPGISGLEAIPMIKLKDSSLKIVMVTKSEEEHIMEEAIGSQIADYILKPVNPNQILLSLKKNLQEDNLVEQKTILQYQQEFRNLSLELSYLRTYQDWAEYYKKIVNWELKFDKVADNEFADLLQSQKEEANIQFAKFIENNYEDWLNDTEKPMMSHTLFKEKVKPEVEKEKVLLLMVDNLRYDQWKVIEPLFTKFYNKVSEDYYYSILPTATQYARNSFFAGLMPSEIEKRFPDKWFNDNEDGNKNEHEREFLEDQMKRIGLNSKSMKYLKILNADFEKKIYEDFNQHKNNDLLVIVYNFIDILSHAKTDNHIVDQLIRDDKTFRSLTYNWFENSSLIKIIKLAAENGFKLIITTDHGTVYVKKPSRVVGDRETSTNIRYKTGKSLTYEKSDVWAVTNPEKLFLPKGNLSSKYIFAKNNIFLAYPKNYNHFVNYYKETYQHGGISLEECIIPISILEPK, via the coding sequence ATGTCAGATAAAATATTATGGATCGATGATGAAATAGATTTACTCAAACCTCATATCGTATTTTTAGAAAAAAAAGGCTATCACGTGACGCCTGTAAACAATGTAAATGAGGCTTTGGAGCTGATGGACTCTGAGAAATTTGCCTTAACGCTTATTGATGAAAATATGCCGGGAATTTCCGGTCTGGAAGCGATTCCAATGATCAAACTGAAAGACAGCAGTTTGAAAATCGTGATGGTAACCAAAAGTGAGGAGGAACACATTATGGAAGAAGCCATCGGATCACAGATCGCAGATTATATTCTGAAACCTGTAAACCCAAATCAGATTTTGCTTTCATTAAAGAAAAACCTTCAGGAAGATAATCTCGTTGAGCAAAAAACGATCTTACAGTATCAGCAGGAATTCAGAAATCTTTCTCTTGAACTTTCGTACCTGAGAACATATCAGGACTGGGCAGAATACTATAAAAAAATTGTGAACTGGGAACTGAAATTTGATAAGGTTGCCGACAACGAATTTGCGGATCTGCTTCAGTCTCAAAAAGAGGAAGCCAACATTCAGTTTGCCAAATTTATTGAAAACAATTACGAAGACTGGTTGAACGATACCGAAAAACCGATGATGAGCCACACTTTATTTAAGGAAAAAGTGAAGCCCGAGGTTGAGAAAGAAAAAGTACTTCTTCTGATGGTTGACAACCTGAGATATGATCAGTGGAAGGTAATCGAACCGCTTTTCACCAAGTTCTACAACAAAGTTTCTGAAGATTATTACTACAGTATTTTGCCGACGGCAACTCAATATGCAAGAAATTCATTTTTTGCAGGTTTGATGCCTTCTGAAATCGAAAAACGTTTTCCGGATAAGTGGTTTAACGATAATGAAGACGGTAACAAAAATGAGCACGAACGTGAATTTTTGGAAGACCAAATGAAGAGAATCGGCTTGAATTCGAAGTCAATGAAATATTTAAAGATTCTGAATGCTGATTTTGAGAAGAAAATTTACGAAGATTTTAATCAGCATAAAAACAATGATCTTTTGGTGATTGTCTACAACTTTATCGACATCCTTTCTCATGCAAAAACCGATAATCACATTGTAGATCAACTTATCAGAGATGATAAAACTTTCAGATCGTTAACCTATAACTGGTTTGAAAATTCGTCATTAATCAAAATCATTAAACTGGCTGCTGAAAACGGTTTCAAACTGATCATCACGACCGATCACGGAACAGTTTACGTAAAAAAACCGAGCAGAGTTGTAGGCGACAGAGAAACTTCCACCAACATCAGATATAAAACAGGTAAGAGCTTAACGTACGAAAAAAGTGATGTCTGGGCAGTTACGAATCCGGAAAAATTATTTTTACCGAAAGGAAATTTAAGTTCAAAATATATTTTCGCCAAAAACAATATCTTTTTAGCTTATCCTAAAAATTACAATCACTTTGTAAATTATTATAAAGAAACCTATCAGCACGGCGGAATTTCTTTGGAAGAATGTATAATTCCAATAAGTATTCTTGAGCCGAAGTAG
- the rimO gene encoding 30S ribosomal protein S12 methylthiotransferase RimO, which translates to MRTKSTGKKKINVVTLGCSKNVYDSEVLMSQLKANGKEVVHEDRGDIVVINTCGFIDNAKEESINTILDYVEAKNRGEVEKVFVTGCLSERYKPDLIREIPDVDQYFGTRDLPILLKHLGADYKHELVGERLTTTPKHYAYLKISEGCDRPCSFCAIPLMRGGHVSTPIEKLVLEASKLAKKGTKEIILIAQDLTYYGLDIYKKRALGELLKELVKVEGIEWIRLHYAFPSGFPEDVLDIIREEPKVCNYIDIPLQHINSDLLKSMKRGTSHEKTNALLDKFREKVPDMAIRTTLIVGYPGETEEIFQELKSWVREQRFDRLGCFTYSHEENTGAYVLEDNVPQEVKEARVEEIMELQSQISWEKNQEKIGMTFKCVFDRKEGNYFVGRTEFDSPDVDNTVLVSAEDTYISIGDFANVKITSAEEFDLYGELV; encoded by the coding sequence ATGCGTACAAAATCAACAGGTAAGAAGAAGATCAATGTAGTAACTCTCGGATGCTCCAAAAATGTTTACGATTCGGAGGTTCTGATGAGCCAGCTAAAGGCTAACGGAAAAGAAGTTGTACACGAAGACCGTGGAGACATTGTGGTAATCAACACCTGTGGCTTTATTGATAATGCAAAGGAAGAATCTATCAACACGATTTTAGATTATGTTGAGGCTAAAAACCGTGGCGAAGTAGAGAAAGTTTTTGTTACAGGTTGTCTCTCAGAAAGATATAAGCCGGATTTGATCAGAGAAATTCCGGATGTTGATCAGTATTTCGGAACGAGAGATCTTCCGATTTTATTAAAGCATTTAGGTGCTGATTACAAGCATGAACTGGTGGGCGAAAGATTAACTACGACTCCAAAACACTACGCTTATCTTAAAATTTCAGAAGGTTGCGACAGACCCTGTTCGTTTTGTGCAATCCCTTTGATGAGAGGTGGTCACGTTTCAACACCGATTGAAAAACTGGTTTTGGAAGCTTCAAAATTAGCCAAAAAAGGTACAAAAGAAATCATTCTTATCGCTCAGGATTTAACGTATTACGGTTTAGATATTTATAAAAAAAGAGCTTTAGGTGAACTTTTAAAAGAGCTCGTAAAAGTAGAAGGCATCGAGTGGATCAGACTTCACTACGCTTTCCCAAGCGGTTTCCCGGAAGATGTTTTGGATATTATCAGAGAAGAACCAAAGGTTTGTAATTATATTGATATTCCTTTGCAGCACATCAATTCAGACCTTTTGAAGTCGATGAAAAGAGGAACGAGCCATGAAAAAACAAATGCGCTTTTAGATAAATTCAGAGAAAAAGTGCCTGATATGGCGATTAGAACTACTTTGATCGTTGGTTATCCAGGCGAAACCGAAGAAATTTTTCAGGAATTAAAATCGTGGGTTCGTGAGCAGAGATTTGACCGTTTGGGATGTTTCACGTATTCTCATGAAGAAAATACCGGAGCTTACGTTTTGGAAGATAATGTTCCGCAGGAAGTGAAAGAGGCAAGGGTAGAGGAAATTATGGAGCTTCAGTCTCAGATTTCATGGGAGAAAAATCAGGAGAAAATTGGGATGACTTTCAAATGTGTTTTTGACCGAAAAGAAGGAAATTACTTCGTCGGAAGAACAGAATTTGACTCTCCGGATGTTGATAATACCGTTTTGGTTTCCGCTGAAGATACATATATTTCAATCGGAGATTTTGCCAATGTTAAAATAACTTCGGCCGAAGAATTTGACCTTTATGGAGAATTAGTTTAA
- a CDS encoding septal ring lytic transglycosylase RlpA family protein: protein MMKRFILVIIMMISALGVYSFTENTADARKTSYASYYHDKFNGKKTASGEVFDNSKLTAANRTLPFGTLVKVTNLNNGEEVIVRINDRGPYHSSRALDLSKAAFDEIGNIASGKIPIEYEVVEVEE, encoded by the coding sequence ATGATGAAAAGATTTATTCTTGTAATCATAATGATGATTTCTGCACTCGGTGTTTATTCTTTTACAGAAAACACTGCAGATGCCAGGAAAACAAGTTATGCGTCGTATTACCACGATAAGTTTAACGGTAAAAAAACAGCCAGCGGAGAAGTATTTGATAACAGCAAATTAACCGCAGCCAACAGAACGCTTCCGTTCGGAACTTTGGTAAAAGTAACCAATCTGAACAACGGAGAAGAAGTAATTGTAAGGATCAACGACAGAGGTCCGTACCATTCTTCACGAGCATTAGACCTTTCTAAAGCCGCGTTTGACGAAATCGGAAATATTGCCAGCGGCAAAATTCCAATTGAATATGAAGTTGTAGAAGTCGAAGAATAG